The proteins below are encoded in one region of Sphingobium yanoikuyae:
- a CDS encoding FadR/GntR family transcriptional regulator: MTADYSFLPSRNVADQIASTLRSEIAAGTWGVGQMLPAEHQLMERFGVSRPSCREALRILQSEGLLEIQRGNRGGARVVPPDPSRIALFAGVFLQMRNATITEVFETRMTIEPAAVRSFTRHGTREILSQLAQNAASQRFIVHDRPSFYQRGRDFRELLVRNCGSESLRLLCLVIGEIADMQLSVLSRALPHDPDQESRFLTAIRIKEEMIAHIEAGDGEAAGQSWHGYLRYYLDRLHEITPPETRTMKPFPLD; encoded by the coding sequence ATGACCGCCGACTATTCCTTCCTTCCCTCGCGCAATGTCGCGGACCAAATCGCCTCCACGCTGCGCAGCGAAATTGCCGCCGGCACCTGGGGCGTGGGGCAGATGCTGCCGGCCGAACATCAATTGATGGAGCGGTTCGGCGTGTCGCGCCCGTCCTGCCGCGAAGCCTTGCGCATCCTCCAATCGGAAGGATTGCTGGAAATTCAGCGCGGCAATCGGGGCGGCGCGCGGGTCGTTCCGCCCGATCCCAGCCGAATCGCCCTGTTCGCGGGCGTGTTCCTGCAAATGCGCAATGCGACGATCACCGAAGTTTTCGAGACGCGCATGACGATCGAACCTGCCGCGGTCCGCTCCTTCACCCGCCATGGCACCCGCGAGATACTGTCCCAACTCGCACAAAATGCCGCGTCGCAGCGTTTCATCGTCCATGACCGGCCGAGCTTCTACCAGCGCGGCCGCGATTTTCGCGAGTTGCTCGTGCGCAATTGCGGCAGCGAATCGCTGCGGCTCCTGTGTCTGGTGATCGGCGAGATTGCCGACATGCAGCTATCCGTCCTGTCTCGCGCGCTGCCGCACGATCCCGACCAGGAGAGCCGTTTCCTGACCGCAATCCGCATTAAGGAGGAAATGATCGCCCATATCGAGGCGGGCGACGGAGAGGCGGCAGGGCAAAGCTGGCACGGCTATCTGCGTTACTATCTCGACCGGCTCCATGAAATCACGCCGCCCGAAACCCGCACGATGAAGCCGTTTCCGCTCGACTGA
- a CDS encoding TonB-dependent receptor, with product MIAMTAAMSAQAQTSATSQADVRSDGYTDIIVTAQRREERLVDVPASIVAISGEQLTRAGVNGMDDLTRQAPGVIINKTGAYLQPTVRGIGASVQGGGAESNVAIYVDGVYVASQTGAMFDLANLESVQILKGPQGTLFGRNATGGAILITTRDPSHGLSGQINASYGRFNEYKLSAYVTTGLTDTLAADLSTYYRSSDGFVRDLRTNALRGEQSSLDLRSKLLFEPSDDVKFVLSGSHNETNDPAGLNYTSLNGNTVGRNFPNSLPVATDRRHVSQELPTRIDANTESVALNGSIKFDFATLNLISGYRTEEDYIETDLDSSYAPASYATYDQFNDSFSQEINFTSPPGADFSWVIGAFYYWNAAGSKSWNLNGRPFYKARITSDSISGFADGTYDLGRVSVIAGVRYSSEKRRFKRGLPGAAYTVDTSATFNSWTPRFGLRYDVGDRSNIYATFSKGFKSGLYNISSPSTIPVLPEKIDAYEVGFKSASRLLDFNAAAYLYKYNDIQVTAYDYTSGVSRLFNAAKAEVYGFELDAAWRPSANFDARAAIAYTHAEFTRFPGAPAFTPSATLLNGAPCPDRNCGNVQSLADASGNQMLRAPELTLSAAANYRFPLGNGGEVAFGVRPYWSSKINYSFQERIRQPSYFTLDADISWSLNEQVRLTLWGRNLTDATYANSRSESSARDAIAWAQPISYGIAGSYKF from the coding sequence ATGATCGCCATGACGGCCGCGATGTCGGCCCAAGCCCAAACATCCGCCACGTCACAGGCAGACGTGCGATCCGATGGCTATACCGACATCATCGTCACCGCACAGCGGCGCGAGGAGCGTTTGGTAGACGTGCCCGCATCCATCGTAGCGATCAGCGGCGAGCAGCTGACCCGCGCCGGCGTCAACGGCATGGACGACCTCACGCGCCAGGCACCGGGCGTCATCATCAACAAGACCGGCGCATATCTGCAACCCACCGTGCGCGGCATCGGCGCCAGCGTGCAGGGTGGAGGCGCGGAATCGAATGTCGCCATATATGTCGATGGGGTCTATGTCGCCAGCCAGACCGGCGCGATGTTCGACCTGGCCAATCTGGAATCCGTGCAGATTTTGAAGGGGCCGCAGGGCACCCTGTTCGGGCGCAACGCCACCGGCGGCGCGATCCTCATCACGACGCGCGACCCCAGTCATGGTCTGTCCGGCCAGATCAACGCCAGCTACGGGCGGTTCAACGAATATAAGTTGAGCGCTTATGTGACCACCGGGCTGACCGATACGCTGGCGGCGGATCTCTCCACTTATTATCGCAGTTCGGACGGGTTCGTGCGCGACCTTCGCACCAATGCGCTGCGCGGTGAGCAGTCGAGCCTGGACCTGCGGTCCAAATTGCTGTTCGAACCCAGCGACGACGTGAAGTTCGTCCTGTCAGGATCGCACAATGAAACCAATGATCCGGCTGGCCTCAACTATACCTCGCTCAACGGCAATACAGTAGGCCGCAACTTCCCCAATTCCCTGCCCGTCGCCACCGATCGCCGCCATGTCAGCCAGGAACTGCCGACCAGGATCGACGCCAATACCGAGTCTGTGGCGCTCAACGGATCGATCAAATTCGACTTCGCAACGCTGAACCTGATCTCAGGCTATCGAACCGAAGAGGACTATATCGAGACAGACCTGGATTCGAGTTATGCGCCCGCATCCTATGCGACCTACGACCAGTTCAACGACAGCTTCAGCCAAGAAATCAATTTCACGTCGCCGCCCGGCGCCGATTTTTCGTGGGTCATAGGCGCCTTCTATTATTGGAACGCGGCGGGATCGAAGAGCTGGAACCTCAACGGCCGTCCTTTCTACAAGGCGCGCATCACCAGCGATTCCATTTCCGGCTTTGCTGACGGCACCTATGACCTGGGCAGAGTTTCGGTCATCGCGGGAGTGCGTTACAGCAGCGAAAAGCGCCGGTTCAAGCGCGGGCTGCCCGGCGCAGCCTATACGGTCGATACGTCCGCGACCTTCAATTCGTGGACGCCACGTTTCGGCCTGCGCTATGACGTGGGTGATCGGTCGAACATCTATGCGACCTTTTCCAAGGGCTTCAAGAGCGGCCTCTACAACATCTCGTCCCCATCGACCATTCCAGTGTTGCCGGAGAAGATCGACGCCTATGAAGTCGGTTTCAAAAGCGCGAGCCGGCTGCTCGATTTCAACGCTGCGGCGTATCTGTACAAATATAACGACATTCAGGTCACGGCCTATGACTATACGTCCGGGGTGTCACGCCTGTTCAACGCGGCGAAAGCCGAGGTCTACGGGTTCGAGCTGGATGCGGCCTGGCGCCCGTCCGCCAATTTCGATGCGCGCGCGGCGATCGCCTATACCCATGCCGAATTCACCCGCTTCCCTGGCGCTCCGGCGTTCACGCCGTCCGCCACGCTTCTCAACGGTGCGCCTTGCCCTGATCGCAACTGCGGCAATGTGCAGAGCCTGGCCGACGCCAGCGGAAACCAGATGCTGCGCGCGCCCGAACTGACACTGAGCGCGGCGGCCAATTACCGCTTCCCGCTCGGCAATGGCGGGGAGGTGGCGTTCGGCGTGCGTCCTTATTGGTCGAGCAAGATCAACTACAGTTTCCAGGAGCGTATCCGCCAGCCATCCTATTTCACGCTGGATGCCGACATCAGCTGGTCGCTGAACGAACAGGTCCGCTTGACGCTGTGGGGACGCAATCTGACCGACGCCACATACGCAAATTCGCGTTCGGAAAGTTCGGCCCGCGACGCCATCGCCTGGGCGCAGCCGATCTCCTACGGCATCGCAGGCAGCTATAAATTCTGA
- a CDS encoding acyl-CoA dehydrogenase family protein, translating into MATVEAKEQYSQRAMEIAARVEKFVRNVVVPYESDTRRNSHGPSDELVDELKGLAREAGVLTPHILPDGSHLTQRETALVLRKSGLSILGPLACNTTAPDEGNMYLLGKVGSPELKARFLKPLVEGRMRSAFFMTEPASEDGAGSDPSMMKTTCRLDGNHWVVNGRKKFITGADGAGVGIIMARAQGGTADGGACMFMVDLPDPAIRTVRVLDTIDDAMPGGHAEIEIDNLRIPADQMLGEPGEGFKYAQVRLSPARLSHCMRWHGVAVRAHEIAVDYANRRKAFSKQLIDHEGVGFMLAENMIDLKQSELMIDWCADVLDTGSLGTVESSMTKVAVSEALSRVADRCVQVLGGTGVTRDTMVEAFYREVRAFRIYDGPTEVHKWSLAKKIKRDWKHAQGGDLETAPAMEVR; encoded by the coding sequence AGGAACAATATTCGCAGCGTGCGATGGAGATCGCCGCGCGAGTCGAAAAATTCGTCAGGAATGTCGTTGTTCCTTATGAAAGCGACACGCGCCGCAACAGCCATGGTCCGTCGGACGAACTGGTGGATGAACTGAAGGGCCTGGCGCGCGAGGCGGGCGTGCTCACGCCCCACATCCTGCCCGATGGCAGCCATCTAACCCAGCGGGAGACCGCGCTGGTCCTGCGCAAGTCGGGCCTGTCGATTCTTGGCCCGCTCGCTTGCAACACCACTGCACCCGACGAGGGCAATATGTACCTGCTGGGCAAGGTCGGCAGTCCCGAACTTAAGGCGCGCTTCCTCAAGCCCCTGGTCGAAGGCAGGATGCGTTCGGCCTTTTTCATGACGGAACCGGCGAGCGAGGACGGCGCAGGATCGGACCCCTCGATGATGAAGACGACCTGCCGCCTAGACGGGAACCACTGGGTCGTGAACGGGCGCAAGAAGTTCATCACCGGCGCTGATGGCGCAGGTGTTGGTATCATCATGGCCAGGGCGCAGGGCGGAACCGCCGATGGTGGCGCCTGCATGTTCATGGTCGATCTGCCCGACCCGGCGATCAGGACGGTGCGCGTGCTCGACACGATCGACGATGCCATGCCCGGCGGCCATGCGGAAATCGAGATCGACAATCTGCGCATCCCCGCCGACCAGATGCTGGGGGAGCCGGGCGAAGGCTTCAAATATGCGCAGGTTCGCCTCAGCCCCGCGCGCCTTTCGCATTGTATGCGCTGGCATGGCGTCGCGGTACGCGCGCACGAGATCGCGGTAGATTATGCCAACCGGCGCAAGGCGTTTTCCAAGCAGTTGATCGACCATGAAGGTGTCGGCTTCATGCTGGCGGAGAATATGATCGACCTCAAGCAGTCGGAACTGATGATCGACTGGTGCGCCGATGTGCTGGACACCGGAAGCCTGGGCACCGTGGAAAGCTCGATGACCAAGGTCGCCGTGTCTGAAGCGCTCAGTCGCGTCGCTGACCGCTGCGTGCAAGTGCTGGGCGGCACCGGCGTCACCCGAGACACGATGGTGGAAGCCTTCTACCGAGAGGTTCGCGCCTTCCGGATCTATGATGGCCCTACCGAAGTGCATAAATGGAGCCTGGCCAAGAAGATCAAGCGCGATTGGAAACATGCCCAGGGCGGCGATCTGGAAACGGCACCTGCAATGGAGGTACGATGA
- a CDS encoding phosphotransferase: MSFEDQKGTSAVREQHRFDEAALAAWMQDHVAGYQGPLIVEQFKGGQSNPTYKLITPGRSYVMRRKPPGQLVKGAHAVDREARVLAALEKADFPVAHVYGLCTDDSVIGTWFFIMEMVEGRIMWDATFPDVDREERPAYFAAMNATIAALHKVDYKAVGLEDYGRPGSYFERQIARWSKQYLADEEAGRNPHMDRLIEWLPTAIPVGEEVSVVHGDFRSDNMIFHPSEPRITAVLDWELSTLGHPLADFAYHAMMYRMPPLIVPGLAGADLKALNIPSEEEYLAAYCRNSGRDSLPGYDFAMAFNFFRFAAIIHGIKGRYLRGTAANAEAKSRADAFPALAELAWDQAVRAGA; this comes from the coding sequence ATGAGCTTCGAGGACCAGAAGGGCACGAGCGCCGTCCGCGAACAGCATCGCTTCGACGAAGCGGCGCTCGCGGCGTGGATGCAGGACCATGTGGCAGGCTATCAGGGGCCGCTCATCGTCGAGCAGTTCAAGGGCGGCCAGTCCAACCCGACCTACAAGCTGATCACGCCCGGGCGCAGTTATGTCATGCGCCGCAAGCCGCCCGGCCAACTGGTCAAGGGCGCCCATGCGGTCGATCGCGAGGCGCGCGTCCTCGCGGCGCTCGAAAAGGCCGATTTTCCCGTCGCCCATGTCTATGGTCTGTGCACTGACGACAGCGTCATCGGCACTTGGTTCTTCATCATGGAGATGGTGGAGGGACGCATCATGTGGGATGCGACCTTCCCCGATGTCGATCGTGAGGAGCGCCCCGCCTATTTTGCGGCGATGAACGCCACCATCGCCGCCCTTCACAAGGTCGATTACAAGGCCGTTGGGCTGGAGGATTATGGTCGTCCCGGCAGCTACTTCGAACGGCAGATCGCCCGGTGGTCGAAGCAATATCTGGCGGACGAGGAAGCGGGCCGGAATCCGCATATGGACCGGCTGATCGAATGGCTCCCCACCGCCATCCCGGTAGGGGAGGAGGTTTCGGTCGTCCATGGGGATTTCCGCTCCGACAATATGATCTTTCACCCCAGCGAGCCGCGCATCACCGCCGTGCTGGACTGGGAGCTTTCGACGCTCGGTCATCCGCTTGCCGATTTTGCCTATCATGCGATGATGTACCGGATGCCGCCGCTGATCGTGCCGGGCTTGGCAGGCGCGGACCTCAAGGCGCTCAACATCCCCAGCGAAGAGGAATATCTCGCCGCCTATTGCCGCAACAGCGGCCGGGACTCCTTGCCAGGCTATGATTTCGCCATGGCATTCAACTTCTTCCGCTTCGCTGCGATCATCCATGGCATAAAGGGACGCTATCTGCGCGGTACCGCGGCCAATGCGGAGGCGAAGAGCCGCGCCGACGCTTTTCCAGCACTGGCGGAACTGGCTTGGGACCAGGCGGTGCGCGCGGGCGCCTGA
- a CDS encoding acyl-CoA synthetase: MMHPRLHAATEPARPAAILAETGETLTYGALETVGNQGAHYFRSLGIGAGDTIAIWLPNTLRYFEIYWAAQRAGLYITPISTKLTADEAAYILNDCEARLLVADAGMAALDDLLAQQPGLCPKLATILTADSDKSGLSHWHDAIAPFPGTPIADESAGFHMVYSSGTTGRPKGIRLPLTGGPATEPHMLADRQKSRYGVGPNTVFLSPAPIYHTAPLAFSTSVQRLGGTVVMLGKFTPEAALEAIQTYCVTSTQMVPTMFLRLLRVPDGQRLGYDLSSLTHVVHAAAPCPVDVKQAMIDWLGPIIYEYYGGSEGNGSTFITSQEWLRKKGSVGRADWGTIHICDEAGHELPTGEQGIVYFEGGWDFKYLNDEQKTADARNPLHADWSTLGDVGYLDADGYLFLTDRKSFMIISGGVNIYPQEAENILSFHPKVADVAVIGVPDVDMGEAVKAVVQPRDWTEAGDALAEELIAYCRARLSAIKCPRSVDFERELPRHETGKLYKREIRDRYWQTNDKRIA, encoded by the coding sequence ATGATGCATCCGCGCCTTCACGCCGCCACCGAACCGGCCCGACCTGCTGCCATATTGGCCGAAACCGGCGAAACGCTGACCTATGGCGCGCTGGAAACGGTCGGCAACCAGGGCGCCCATTATTTCCGCTCTCTTGGCATCGGCGCGGGCGACACGATCGCCATTTGGCTGCCCAATACACTGCGCTATTTCGAGATTTACTGGGCAGCGCAGCGTGCCGGCCTCTATATCACACCGATCTCCACCAAGCTGACAGCGGATGAAGCGGCCTATATCCTCAATGATTGTGAGGCGCGGTTGTTGGTTGCGGATGCGGGCATGGCTGCGCTCGACGATCTGCTGGCACAGCAACCTGGCCTGTGTCCGAAACTCGCGACCATCCTGACCGCCGACAGCGACAAGTCGGGGTTGAGCCATTGGCACGATGCCATCGCGCCTTTCCCGGGCACTCCGATCGCTGACGAGAGCGCGGGCTTCCATATGGTCTATTCATCCGGCACGACCGGACGGCCCAAGGGAATCCGCCTGCCGCTGACCGGCGGCCCGGCGACCGAGCCGCATATGCTCGCCGACCGACAGAAAAGCCGCTATGGCGTAGGGCCGAACACCGTCTTCCTCAGCCCCGCGCCAATCTATCACACGGCTCCCCTTGCCTTTTCCACCTCCGTCCAGCGGCTGGGCGGGACGGTCGTGATGCTGGGCAAGTTCACCCCCGAAGCCGCGCTCGAAGCGATCCAGACCTATTGCGTCACCTCCACCCAGATGGTGCCGACGATGTTCCTGCGCCTGTTGCGCGTGCCAGATGGGCAACGGCTGGGTTATGATTTGTCTTCCCTCACCCATGTCGTCCATGCCGCCGCCCCCTGCCCGGTCGACGTCAAGCAGGCGATGATCGACTGGCTGGGACCAATTATTTACGAATATTATGGCGGGTCGGAGGGCAATGGATCGACCTTCATCACGTCGCAGGAATGGCTACGTAAGAAAGGATCGGTCGGCCGGGCGGATTGGGGGACCATCCATATCTGCGACGAGGCAGGCCATGAACTGCCCACCGGCGAGCAGGGGATCGTCTATTTCGAGGGCGGCTGGGACTTCAAATATCTCAACGACGAACAGAAGACGGCCGATGCGCGCAATCCGCTCCACGCCGACTGGTCCACGCTGGGCGATGTCGGCTATCTCGACGCCGACGGCTATCTGTTCCTGACTGATCGCAAGAGCTTCATGATCATTTCGGGCGGGGTGAACATCTATCCGCAGGAAGCGGAGAATATATTGAGCTTCCATCCCAAGGTTGCCGACGTCGCGGTAATCGGCGTACCCGACGTGGACATGGGCGAGGCGGTGAAAGCGGTGGTCCAGCCGCGCGACTGGACGGAAGCCGGCGATGCTCTGGCCGAAGAGCTTATCGCTTATTGCCGCGCCAGATTGAGTGCGATCAAATGCCCGCGATCAGTGGATTTCGAGCGCGAACTGCCGCGGCACGAGACCGGCAAGCTCTACAAGCGCGAGATTCGCGACCGCTACTGGCAAACGAACGACAAGCGTATCGCCTGA